A window of Populus trichocarpa isolate Nisqually-1 chromosome 17, P.trichocarpa_v4.1, whole genome shotgun sequence genomic DNA:
ACCTTCGATCAACATcctaaaatgtggaacactctATCCATCATCATTTGAACCTAAACCCTTCCACAATTATACAAAACTCTAACCTTTGAGGCTGACCATTACGCAATTTCCTGtaaatttcagaatttcttGTTACGAATAGCTATCAACTTCGGATTTCATCTTCTACACAGAAATCAATACATCCATCCTTAATTCAAGTACAaatggattaaataaaaaaatccacccCTAAAGACCCACGACTCAACAAACAACTATTAAATCCATATGGATTTAATCTCTATTAACACGctgctaataaaaataaaacccatcTCCCTACTCAAACCCGAACAATTTTGCATCACATGCAATCAAATCTCTTAATTACAATTGATTTCCTAAATTAGAAGCATTTAAAATTAGCTCCAATTCAAATTCTATTTGAgatctaataaaaacaaacatcgATAATTGAACGCATGCAAATAGTTAAAATCTCAGATCTAATTAGATTGAGAGAGACATATCGGAACTCACGAGGATCCTTGATTGTAAATATCGATGGAGACGGAGACGCGCTCAGCTCCAGATTTGAGGCCTCTGGGAGTGGCTTTCTTGTGAGCGACGATGAAGGGAACATCGGAGCTAGCGAGTGATGAGGATACCAATAGGAGAGATAGTAATATAGAGAATAGAATTTTTGTTGTTATCGGGTTTGCCATTGGATTTCgtcgtggtggtggtggtggtggtggtggttgtgcaGGAGGAGGATCTGGTtgttttttggtgaaaaatgtGGAAGTCGACATAAAAACAAGAGGGGCTAGGGTGCGTATTTGGTCAAACCAGTGACATCGAAACGGTAACGTTTCAAACAATGGCGACAATAATAAATTTccatttctgttctttttttgccttcaaattttttttttttttttttttgtgatagtacattttgttctttcttatttattctcggattccttttctatttctctTCAGCAAGTTtcgtattttacttttttttttcactattataAATTTACTTTAGCTCATCATGAACGtaaattaagattatatatttataaacatgatttttttttttttgctaaatgaaatgaaagaagattataaaacttttattatgaTGATGAGGTTTGTTGTTGTCTATTTTtgactttataaaaaatcaagaaaaataaaataaaaaaaaaactcaaaatacaagaggatacacatgaagaaagctcaaaaaatcatccagTTGGTGGTGAATGATCAAAATagcaagtgaaaaaaaattaaaggactagAATGTACAAGATTGACAAAATTAATGACCCAATTCTAATTGACAAAAGACTCATTCGGTGAAAATAGTTGTATTTGAggtaaagaaatataaatttggaTGAGTAAGGACTCAATGAGGATTTTGaaaagcttaattaattttattgaggacttaattacaaggaaattaatttttttggagtcaatttaagtgttaattggaagaaattgaagtttagggactaaaattgaactttaaaaaatttaattggtcaaattagAAGCTTAATTGTGAAAacaattaaagtttgatagctaattaggggtttaattgaagaaatttaaaatcaagGATCAAAGTGTAAAAGACACGAGATTTCAAGagttgaaattgaccaaataagcagccaaattaaagaaacataaaagtttgatggtcaattaagggtctaaatgcaaaaaacagaaaccaaggaccaagatgaaaaaaatattaaactttgtGGTTGGTGATTGAGTTTGGCAGGaatgaaattgcatgaaattaaaagtttaagaggtaattaaaagcaattagaagaacatagactaaaataaaatttatcagatctcaaattaaaaaccttaatttatAGGGATTCAACGTAGACAATACATCGTTCACCCACTATTCATCTATTTTCTTCGTAGTTTTGGATGATCGAGTTAACACCTTCCAAGAGCTCGTTGTGGAGTTCTAGACCTCCAAATGGCATAAGGTTTTttgcaaatgaaagaaaaacatcCCATGTACAACTCCATTTCCATTAAATTAGACATTTACATCCCAATTCTTCCATATAAGTCTCCCACGTCTTGATCATGATCAACCATCATTACAATTTCAAATTCTGAGCTGATTGAGTTGACATCTTTGAATAAATGAATGTGAAACTATTGACTTCCAATTTAAGCAAGCTTGGATCCAAACGAAAGATATACATCTTATTTACCAACTTTAGGTAGTTTCTGATGACGTTTACATCAAACTTGCTTTGGTtaaaccaaggttgtcaatacCATTTCGgcaggtgttttgttttttcaattggaacgaaatgtttcagtttcggagcGTTTGGGCATGCCATTTCGGGATTGtaatgttcatatatatatatatatatatatatatatatatatatattcaagataaattaattataaattatgcattacaaagtacaaacacaatgtcaagcaaacataactttaaaatttaaaatatttctaaatagtcaagattaaatagaactttaacttaaagtcttaaagtaattcaacttaaacaaaataccaaaatattatgaaagtaaaatgttttaatacaaaagaaacataaatcaaacatcATCTCCATCATTAACATAGAAATAAGGATCTTGATCTTGTGGTGGTATGTAGGGAAAGTCATCAACTAGACATTCCAATAGTTGATCATTTCCACCAAGCTCATTCTCTTCATCAAAACATGTCTCTTCATTCTCTAAAGTCAAAGTAGACAAAGGTGCTTCTATAGTCTCCTAACTTATATCTTCTCCATTAAGAAGGCTAGGTTCTTCACAAATCCATTCATTCAATAGATCAATGTTATTGAGGCTAATAggatctaaagcatcccttattttgctcaaattcctacaaaaaacaacatgaatataaaccacatatatattagtgataaatttaattttaaaaaattaatatcattgttaatgaaaatagtaataatcattttcaatattattattaatatgataatatcaatattttaccTCTGTTGAATCCTCAAATTATAACGAACAAATACTAGATCACTCAATCTCTTGTGCTCTAGCCTATTGCGCCTTTTAGAATGAATGAATTCAAATATACTCCAATTTCTTTCATACCCAGTTGCACTACAACATTGACTAAGAATTCGAATTGCAAACTTTTGAAGTTCTTGAGTATCATTGCCAAATTGCTACCACCATGCAACTAGATAAGACAAAAGTTTAATAAAtcagatattataaatataaaacaatattatatttaaaaaacaaaatgttattaCCTGGATTTAACTTTTCTCTTTGACGAATAGCTAGAGGCAAGCCAAAATCACCAGTTGCTTTCTTATACTCCTCAAGTTGGCCACTAATTACATCTTGAGTGTCACAATCAGGGAACCAATCTAGTAATTGTGCTAAGCAAACCTCGAGTAACctctttttgttttgaaaaagaagGCCTAAAATAGATTCCAGGATTAAGAAAACAACCTGCTGCATGTAATGGACTATGAAGTTGCTTATCCCATCTAGCATCAATTACCCGAATCTATGGTCCATATTGAGATACTCTATTTTTCAACCTTGTCTTGATGGCTTCTTTTGCTTTATCCATTGCCTCATATAAATAACCCATTGATGGTTTTTCTTCACTATCTGCTAACCGAAGAACTCGTACTAAAGGCTCACTAACTTTGACTATATGTTCACATCGAGGCCAAAAGTCTTTATCTTGTAAAATTATGGCAGTTATTTCCTTTCCAACTTTACTTTTACCATGACTTGATTCTACCCATTTCATGCAAGTAAACATTTGTCGAAGCTCTTTCTTAAACTTAAGTAAACATTGGATGCTTAAAAAATGGGTAGCAAACCTTGTAATGCCAGGACGACATAGATCATTTCCATTAGTAAAGTCTTTCCTCATGAAAGCTAAAACCCatgcatgattatatataaatttggttATGTTTCTTGCCTTCTTAATGGTTTCATCAATCATCGAAAAATATCTTGGATCAGAAATATTTTCTAACATCAAATCAATGCAATGGGCAGCACAAGGAGACCAAAAGAAAGTGCCATACCTTTGTTGCAAAGCCTTCCCAGCAGCCTTGAATGCAGCCTCATTATCACTAACAAATTGGACAATATTTTCTTGCCCCACTTCTTTGACAACTTCATCAAACATTTCAAGCAATGTCTCTTTATCTTTTCGAAGACCCGAAGTGTCAACTGACTTCAAGAATATGGTACCTCTTGGAGAATAAGCAAGAAAATTCACAATTGGTACATTCCTTCTATTTGACCACCCATCTGCCATAATGGAGCATCCATAAAGTTTCCAATCAGCCTTGATTTCAAAGAGGTATTCATGGACATCATGAACTATATCTTTCAAAAGTGGTCCCCTTAAATCATGATATGATGGTCCTTTAAAACCAGGTCTTATTGATGCTATGACGTCTATCATTGGTTGATAATAGTATGATTTAGCACCATTAAATGGTACATTAACATCATACCACCATCTTGCCATGACCTTCCTTGCATTATGTTCCTTCTTTTTAGAAGCCATTGCACTTTTAATGCTAGGTTGTGAACTTGGGGTAGTTCGTGGAACGAATGAAgtcatcttttttctatttgcaCTTGTGCCTTGCATTGTCAATCTCTTAGTTGCTTTTGAATCGATATCACTTAAAGTAGGATTTGCACTACCACCCTCTTCGACTTCATCATTGGAAAATGATTGAGAATTTCCAATATCAGTTCTaagtctctttcttttctctttctccatTGTTAAGTCCTCTATCAACTGCTTCATTTGCCATTTCACATCTGGAGGAACCTTTTTACAAGCTTCAACTTGGCCCTTAATACCAGCAAGGTGATACTTCAGACGAGTAATACCACCACCATTGATCCTTTTGCTACAATGAACACATATACTTGAGTTCTTTACACTAATAACCACTTGCCCATGAGCCCATGCTGGATCATCTGATCTTGCTGGAGCTGAAGCCATAGAAGAACCACCACTTGATGAGTTTTCAGCCATGTAAtttgatctgaaaaaaaaaataaaacacaattaatttcAGCTATTACAATTTACATCAAcgtgatttttaaagtaaaatggATGGTAATGATACCAAtaacttaaaatgaaaaaaatgacattTCTCAAGATACCATGTTgatttacaaatattatttgttggcttcacactttaaatttattatttgatacattcggtttcatataataattatgtatCCTTCCTTATAATTAATCCGACCATGGtcaagttaattatattattaactaCCAAACCTAGCAACCTAGCAATTAATCTGGTTATTTAGTTTGTATAGGCTTATGCACAT
This region includes:
- the LOC18107685 gene encoding uncharacterized protein LOC18107685, yielding MAENSSSGGSSMASAPARSDDPAWAHGQVVISVKNSSICVHCSKRINGGGITRLKYHLAGIKGQVEACKKVPPDVKWQMKQLIEDLTMEKEKRKRLRTDIGNSQSFSNDEVEEGGSANPTLSDIDSKATKRLTMQGTSANRKKMTSFVPRTTPSSQPSIKSAMASKKKEHNARKVMARWWYDVNVPFNGAKSYYYQPMIDVIASIRPGFKGPSYHDLRGPLLKDIVHDVHEYLFEIKADWKLYGCSIMADGWSNRRNVPIVNFLAYSPRGTIFLKSVDTSGLRKDKETLLEMFDEVVKEVGQENIVQFVSDNEAAFKAAGKALQQRLLEVCLAQLLDWFPDCDTQDVISGQLEEYKKATGDFGLPLAIRQREKLNPENEETCFDEENELGGNDQLLECLVDDFPYIPPQDQDPYFYVNDGDDV